In Candidatus Nitrosotalea sinensis, one DNA window encodes the following:
- a CDS encoding pyridoxamine 5'-phosphate oxidase family protein has translation MIKIPSKVQQLFKSQKVIVVGSVDINGLANLSPRTSFYFTDTAVYWLDFFKHKSQGNFRSIPWVSVGVFDRKDLIGYQLKGKVSFVTDSKEKSRITDIIARSATGKTSSKIFERISQNKTPDVIMFTPKAVYSLDPKEESGVAIAMDKSGETVSLLGR, from the coding sequence ATGATAAAGATTCCAAGCAAGGTCCAGCAATTGTTCAAGAGCCAGAAAGTCATTGTCGTAGGCTCAGTAGACATCAACGGCCTTGCAAACTTGTCCCCTAGAACTTCGTTTTATTTTACAGATACTGCAGTTTACTGGCTTGACTTTTTCAAACACAAGTCGCAAGGAAATTTCAGGTCCATCCCGTGGGTAAGTGTAGGAGTCTTTGACAGAAAAGACTTGATAGGGTACCAGCTTAAAGGCAAGGTCAGCTTTGTCACGGATTCAAAAGAAAAGTCGAGGATAACTGACATCATTGCACGCTCTGCAACAGGAAAGACATCAAGCAAGATATTTGAGAGAATCAGCCAGAACAAGACGCCTGATGTCATCATGTTTACCCCCAAGGCAGTATATTCTCTTGATCCAAAAGAAGAATCAGGAGTTGCAATAGCAATGGACAAGAGCGGAGAGACTGTATCTCTTTTAGGAAGATAA